Part of the Helicobacter sp. MIT 21-1697 genome is shown below.
CTTCTGTGAGAATAATCTCTTGAAATGGCACTTTTGCGCGTTCAAAGGCTTCTCTAAAGGGTGGAATCCACTCTGGATTCTCGTGGATAATAAAAATACCATTGTGTAACTGATTATACAACATTACTTATTCTCCTTTGTTCTGCCTGTGTTATCATAATCGTTGATAGTTGATTTTTCGCCCCCTACTCTGTATTTTGAAGCGATATGTTCATCGCCAAGTCTATCGCCTTTGCCAAAGAGTTTATGGCGCAAACTCCCTTGCGTGTAAGATTCTTTATACACTCCTCGTTTTTGGAGTTCAGGGACGATAAACTCTACTACATCTTCAAAAGTGCCCGGTGTAGTAGCATACGCGAGATTGAATCCATCAGCGTCAGAATATGCGATAAAATCTTGCAGAATGTCAGCTACTTTTTGTGGGCTTCCAACGAATTTTGGTCCTTGACAGCCTATGCCTGTAAGCTCAATCAAATCTCTTAGTGTCCAAACTCGCCCATCATCTGTGGTAGAGTTGCTCAAAGCCTCCACTTGTGCAACTATGGCATTTGATTGGATATTGCTTAATGGGTCATCAAGCTTGTATCTGGATAAATCTACACCGAGCCAACCTGAATTGATGACAAGTGAGCCTTCAACACTTGCATAAGAAAGCAAATCTTTATATTTGGCTTGAGCAAGATTCTCATTTGCATCAGTGATGATTGTAGCAAGCACATAGATTTTTGCGCTATATGGGTCGCGTCTAGCTTTGATAAGCGCATCACGCACTTGTTTAACTGCGATTTTAGCATATTCTTTAGTAGGAGGTGCAATGAAAATTGCTTCTGCGTGTGTAGCGGCAAACTCTCTCCCACGAGCGGAATTTCCTGCTTGAAAGAGCACAGGGGTGCGTTGAATGCTTGGCTCACAGATGTGGATTCCGGGCACATCAAAATATTTGCCGTGATGTCCTATGTGGTGAATCTTCGCAGGATTTGCAAAATCACCACTTGCCTTATCTAAAATCACCGCGTCATCTTCCCAACTTCCCTCTAAAAGTTTATAAATGACTTCCATATACTCATCAGCTATGTTATAACGCTCATCGTGAGGCGATTCACTTGAGCCCATATTTTTATTTGCACTTGGGAGATAGCCTGTAACGATATTCCAACCTACGCGTCCTTTGGTAAGATGATCAAGCGTGCTAAGGCGGCGTGCAAAAGGAAAAGGGTGCTCAAAAGGCACACCTGCAGTTACACCAAAACCTAAATGCTGCGTAACTGCTGCGCCAATTACAGCAAGTTGTGTAGGGTCATTCACAGGCACTTGTAAAGCAGTTTTGAGCGCACCTAAATCATTGCCACCATAAATATCATATACCCCGATGACATCAGCGATAAAAATTGCATCAAATAACCCTTTTTCTGCCACTTTTGCAATATTTTGCCAATACTCAATATCTTTATATCGTAGTGCTTGGTCTTTGGGATAGCGCCATAACCCCGGACTAAGATGAGAAATACAATTCATTTCAAAAGCGTTAAAATGAATGGGTTTTGCCTCTTTCATTGATGCCTCCATTTTTTAGATTTGGTTAAGCTGGTTTCAACTTATGAAGTGTATGATACTCACATTTTTTTAAAAATACAATATGTAATTATAAAAATTTGTAAATTAGTGCTACTTTTTTACTCATATTTCAAATATTTTTAGAATCTGTGGAGCAAATAAAAAGTAAAATATATTTAAAGGAATAGATAGTATTGAAATATTAATCAAATGTTGCATAATGATTTGTG
Proteins encoded:
- a CDS encoding LLM class flavin-dependent oxidoreductase, with protein sequence MKEAKPIHFNAFEMNCISHLSPGLWRYPKDQALRYKDIEYWQNIAKVAEKGLFDAIFIADVIGVYDIYGGNDLGALKTALQVPVNDPTQLAVIGAAVTQHLGFGVTAGVPFEHPFPFARRLSTLDHLTKGRVGWNIVTGYLPSANKNMGSSESPHDERYNIADEYMEVIYKLLEGSWEDDAVILDKASGDFANPAKIHHIGHHGKYFDVPGIHICEPSIQRTPVLFQAGNSARGREFAATHAEAIFIAPPTKEYAKIAVKQVRDALIKARRDPYSAKIYVLATIITDANENLAQAKYKDLLSYASVEGSLVINSGWLGVDLSRYKLDDPLSNIQSNAIVAQVEALSNSTTDDGRVWTLRDLIELTGIGCQGPKFVGSPQKVADILQDFIAYSDADGFNLAYATTPGTFEDVVEFIVPELQKRGVYKESYTQGSLRHKLFGKGDRLGDEHIASKYRVGGEKSTINDYDNTGRTKENK